A single window of Vibrio sp. HB236076 DNA harbors:
- a CDS encoding LysE family translocator gives MFESIIPLIAFAFVTTFTPGPNNLMLMTSGANIGFIRSLPHVFGVVFGFGFMVFLVGLGASEVFAFFPWLHPLLSFACMGYLLFLAYKIATSNPNLATQQYQPMRFVSAMMFQWVNPKSWSMALTAVSVYNPSASGSGLVLVTAVFMLVNFPSTTAWVVAGKKVRGWLTHEYAIRRFNWAMALLLLFSTLPVMF, from the coding sequence ATGTTTGAGTCAATTATCCCGTTGATCGCATTTGCGTTTGTTACTACGTTCACCCCTGGGCCAAATAATCTGATGTTGATGACTTCAGGTGCCAATATCGGCTTTATTCGCTCTTTACCTCATGTATTCGGGGTGGTGTTTGGCTTTGGTTTTATGGTGTTTCTCGTTGGTTTAGGCGCCAGCGAAGTCTTTGCGTTTTTTCCTTGGTTACATCCATTGTTAAGTTTTGCTTGTATGGGGTATTTGCTGTTTCTTGCCTATAAAATTGCCACCAGTAATCCCAATTTAGCCACGCAACAATATCAACCGATGCGATTTGTTTCGGCAATGATGTTTCAGTGGGTGAACCCGAAAAGTTGGTCAATGGCGTTGACCGCAGTGAGTGTTTATAACCCATCGGCAAGTGGTTCTGGCTTAGTGTTGGTCACGGCGGTCTTTATGTTAGTCAATTTTCCCTCGACCACCGCTTGGGTTGTTGCCGGTAAAAAAGTTCGCGGTTGGCTCACTCACGAGTATGCCATCCGACGTTTTAATTGGGCGATGGCTTTATTGCTGTTGTTTTCTACTTTGCCGGTGATGTTTTGA
- a CDS encoding DUF3500 domain-containing protein: MSFHVSFSTKPLLLGVLAVGAVSLAALSFADQESSQSEEIVAGQEQSLPNGPGASDHQGPPPGPPPSAEDEAVRARMGDTSTLMGTISIPDTVKTCGTDAGYERLVCLTNVLKETLSDEQLALTQLDYSIEKAKTWSNLPAGAVPSRPGIFLGELSVKQRGIVKAIMMEATGSDTNEGFDEMVQTLNADDYIGTISTDYKAGYSSFNTKFAFLGDPSSDEVWQLYYGGHHLAFTNTYKNGHMIGATPSFRGIEPFPAFDMNGRTNIPMQQERDAFAAMLNSLSQDQRQQAKLAGVYRDILAGPQEDDAIPETQEGVSVSQLNDEQKALVMAAIETYVGDIDEADANAYMEKYRSELDDTTIGYSGTVEMNSEDDYVRIHGPSVWIEFSLQSNKSTNKVGIHPHSVWRDRTDDYGGQQ; this comes from the coding sequence ATGTCATTTCACGTTAGTTTTAGCACTAAACCTTTGCTCCTTGGTGTATTGGCTGTTGGAGCGGTGTCGTTAGCCGCATTGAGCTTTGCCGATCAAGAGAGTTCGCAATCTGAAGAGATCGTCGCGGGCCAAGAGCAAAGTTTGCCCAATGGCCCTGGCGCTTCAGATCATCAAGGGCCACCTCCTGGGCCGCCGCCGAGTGCAGAAGATGAAGCGGTTCGTGCTCGTATGGGGGATACCAGTACCTTGATGGGCACAATATCCATCCCAGACACCGTCAAAACGTGTGGCACTGATGCGGGTTATGAGCGCTTGGTGTGTTTGACCAATGTTTTGAAAGAGACCTTATCTGATGAGCAACTGGCATTGACACAACTCGATTACTCGATTGAAAAAGCCAAAACGTGGAGTAACTTGCCAGCCGGTGCCGTACCTTCTCGGCCTGGGATTTTCTTAGGCGAGCTCAGCGTTAAGCAGCGTGGCATTGTGAAAGCCATTATGATGGAAGCAACGGGAAGCGACACCAATGAAGGCTTTGATGAAATGGTGCAGACCCTCAACGCCGATGATTACATTGGTACGATCAGCACGGATTATAAAGCGGGTTATTCATCGTTTAATACCAAGTTTGCTTTTTTAGGCGACCCGAGCTCGGATGAAGTGTGGCAACTGTATTATGGAGGTCACCATTTGGCTTTTACCAATACGTATAAAAATGGTCACATGATTGGCGCCACCCCATCGTTTCGCGGTATTGAACCTTTCCCTGCTTTCGATATGAATGGGCGCACGAATATCCCGATGCAACAAGAGCGAGATGCTTTTGCCGCTATGCTAAATTCTCTTAGCCAAGATCAGCGTCAACAGGCCAAGTTAGCCGGAGTTTATCGAGATATTTTGGCTGGCCCTCAAGAGGATGATGCGATTCCCGAGACACAAGAGGGGGTGTCTGTCTCTCAATTGAACGATGAGCAAAAAGCCTTGGTTATGGCGGCGATAGAAACTTACGTCGGTGATATTGATGAAGCCGATGCCAATGCTTATATGGAGAAGTACCGCAGTGAATTGGACGACACAACGATTGGTTATTCAGGCACTGTTGAGATGAATAGTGAAGATGACTATGTGCGTATTCATGGTCCGAGTGTGTGGATTGAATTCTCGTTGCAGTCGAACAAGTCAACCAACAAAGTCGGTATTCACCCGCATTCGGTATGGCGTGATCGCACCGATGATTATGGAGGCCAGCAGTGA
- a CDS encoding N-acetyltransferase family protein encodes MHFSSRFRYYLAHKNHLQESVPVVIALVCAYADSLANDSDVYKMEIIQAQPCHLPQLVPVFDAYRVFYQQESDLNLAEAFLRQRIEKQESVIFLAIDEKGKALGFTQLYPNFSSVSAKRTWQLNDLYVVKSARRQGVAKALMEHACQFAKRGGVKGIALETAESNHSAQRLYESLGYVKERGTYHYFLSFIEPESTPKSQ; translated from the coding sequence ATGCACTTTTCATCTCGGTTTAGGTATTACTTAGCTCACAAAAATCACCTTCAAGAAAGCGTGCCTGTCGTGATTGCTCTCGTTTGTGCGTATGCTGATAGTCTTGCCAACGACAGTGATGTTTATAAGATGGAAATTATTCAAGCGCAACCATGTCATTTACCACAATTGGTGCCAGTTTTTGATGCTTATCGTGTTTTTTATCAACAAGAGAGCGATCTTAACTTGGCTGAAGCCTTCCTTCGCCAACGAATAGAAAAGCAAGAGTCGGTCATTTTTCTTGCAATTGATGAGAAAGGAAAGGCATTGGGCTTTACCCAGCTTTATCCCAATTTTTCATCGGTCTCAGCCAAAAGAACCTGGCAGCTGAATGATCTGTATGTGGTGAAGTCTGCGAGAAGGCAAGGGGTCGCGAAGGCTTTGATGGAACACGCGTGCCAGTTCGCCAAGCGAGGCGGCGTGAAGGGGATTGCGCTTGAAACGGCCGAGTCAAACCATTCTGCACAGCGCCTTTATGAGTCATTAGGGTATGTGAAAGAACGTGGTACCTATCACTATTTTTTGTCGTTCATTGAGCCTGAAAGCACACCAAAATCACAATAA
- a CDS encoding ACT domain-containing protein, with protein MLGITELKTLLAQMSPELDDKQYVFCLFDGSLVQACQYQPIATFVEEEGLTLVIEQVRAQQAGLKWVSSFRKITLKVHSSLDAVGLTAAVARALAEQGISANVIAAYYHDHIFVPSQEAKRAMSTLQALSHQFKTTED; from the coding sequence ATGCTTGGCATTACCGAACTAAAGACACTCCTGGCGCAGATGTCACCAGAGCTTGATGACAAACAGTATGTGTTTTGCCTGTTTGACGGCTCGCTTGTACAAGCTTGTCAGTATCAACCTATCGCCACGTTTGTGGAAGAGGAAGGGTTAACCTTAGTTATTGAGCAAGTGCGGGCTCAGCAGGCGGGATTGAAGTGGGTGTCCAGCTTTAGAAAAATCACCTTAAAAGTACATTCGAGTTTAGATGCGGTGGGGCTTACTGCCGCAGTGGCACGGGCTTTGGCTGAGCAAGGGATCAGTGCCAATGTTATTGCCGCTTACTATCACGATCACATTTTCGTTCCGAGCCAAGAGGCAAAGCGGGCGATGAGTACCCTACAAGCATTGAGCCATCAGTTTAAAACCACAGAGGATTGA
- a CDS encoding glycerate kinase, protein MKIVIAPDSFKESLTAQQVCEAVKEGLIRVWPHADLHAVPVADGGEGTAQALLDATGGTWQTVEVTGPLGNQVTAKYAQLGDGKTAAIEMAEACGLHLVPRDQRDPERTTSYGMGELVKHALDHGFRHLIIGLGGSATNDGGCGMLMALGAKCYQADGHEIELGGAGLAALSRLDVSGLDTRLFDCDIDVACDVDNPLCGPRGASAIFGPQKGANEQQVTKLDKALHHFGQLVEKVTGRKVIDVKGAGAAGGMGAAWLGLTSANLKPGVEIVLQTTALASQLSQAQLVITGEGRIDGQTVFGKTPIGVAKLAKAQGIAVIAIAGCVGDGYQAVYQHGIDAVFTCLPKVMPLSEALEQAHDNIANVAENIARSLQLNLVK, encoded by the coding sequence ATGAAAATCGTCATCGCGCCAGATTCATTTAAAGAAAGTTTAACCGCTCAGCAAGTGTGTGAAGCCGTAAAAGAAGGTTTGATTCGCGTGTGGCCGCACGCTGATTTACACGCCGTACCGGTTGCTGATGGTGGGGAAGGCACGGCACAGGCTTTGCTCGATGCCACGGGGGGAACCTGGCAAACGGTGGAAGTGACAGGACCACTGGGCAATCAAGTGACGGCCAAATACGCGCAGTTGGGGGACGGTAAAACCGCAGCGATTGAAATGGCCGAAGCATGTGGCCTGCATTTGGTGCCCAGAGATCAGCGCGATCCAGAACGCACCACCAGTTATGGCATGGGAGAATTGGTCAAACACGCCTTGGATCACGGGTTTCGCCATTTGATTATCGGCCTGGGTGGCAGTGCGACCAACGATGGAGGCTGTGGCATGTTAATGGCTCTTGGCGCCAAATGTTACCAAGCCGACGGTCATGAGATTGAACTTGGCGGGGCGGGGTTGGCTGCGTTATCTCGTCTTGATGTCTCCGGTTTAGATACCAGGCTGTTTGATTGCGACATCGACGTTGCTTGCGATGTCGACAACCCATTGTGTGGCCCGCGAGGCGCATCGGCGATTTTTGGGCCGCAAAAAGGAGCGAATGAGCAACAAGTCACAAAGCTCGATAAGGCGTTACACCACTTTGGTCAATTAGTCGAAAAGGTAACCGGCCGTAAGGTTATCGATGTCAAGGGGGCCGGCGCTGCAGGTGGTATGGGGGCGGCTTGGCTGGGCTTGACTTCCGCAAACCTAAAACCTGGGGTCGAGATCGTGTTGCAAACCACAGCGCTGGCATCACAACTATCTCAAGCCCAATTAGTGATCACCGGAGAAGGGCGCATCGATGGCCAAACGGTCTTTGGCAAAACCCCCATTGGGGTTGCGAAATTGGCCAAAGCACAAGGAATCGCGGTTATTGCGATTGCAGGTTGCGTCGGTGATGGCTACCAAGCCGTTTACCAACACGGTATTGATGCGGTGTTTACCTGTCTTCCCAAGGTCATGCCTTTATCCGAAGCTCTTGAACAAGCACACGACAATATTGCCAATGTGGCAGAAAACATTGCCAGAAGCTTACAACTCAACTTAGTGAAGTAA
- a CDS encoding homocysteine S-methyltransferase family protein, with translation MTTLTILDGGMGRELKRIGAPFSQPLWSAQALIEATDAVQQAHQNFIAAGAEIITANSYACVPFHLGQERFDQQGATLAQTAAKIARDTADKATHTVKVAASLPPALGSYRPDLFEENKARVILETLYQAQAPYVDLWLAETISSLAEVDVILDVVKGSDKPVYLSFSLRDDTEQSPALRSGEPLVDVVERLSQQRIDGVFFNCSIPEVIAPAIEAIKDEIKSLPTTPIIGVFANSFSPIRAGHQANGTLQEMRAVSPAEHLEYAQLWYQLGARVIGGCCGIGPEHIKVISDWKQTLNNS, from the coding sequence ATGACGACACTGACAATTTTAGATGGCGGCATGGGACGCGAACTCAAGCGAATAGGCGCGCCGTTTTCACAGCCGCTATGGAGTGCTCAAGCGCTCATCGAAGCTACCGATGCCGTTCAACAGGCACACCAAAATTTCATTGCCGCGGGTGCTGAGATTATTACCGCCAACAGTTACGCCTGTGTCCCTTTTCACTTAGGTCAAGAACGGTTTGACCAGCAAGGCGCAACGTTAGCTCAGACGGCGGCTAAAATCGCCCGAGACACAGCAGATAAAGCGACTCACACAGTCAAGGTTGCAGCTTCTCTTCCACCTGCACTCGGTTCTTACCGCCCTGATTTATTTGAGGAAAATAAAGCAAGGGTAATTTTAGAAACCCTGTATCAGGCTCAAGCGCCCTATGTTGATCTCTGGTTAGCAGAAACCATTTCTAGCCTAGCCGAAGTCGATGTCATTCTCGATGTCGTTAAAGGCAGTGATAAGCCGGTGTATCTGTCGTTCTCACTTAGAGATGATACAGAGCAATCACCAGCGCTGCGTTCGGGTGAACCGCTTGTCGATGTAGTCGAACGACTTTCACAACAGCGAATCGATGGGGTGTTCTTTAACTGCTCCATTCCAGAAGTGATTGCCCCTGCCATTGAAGCCATCAAGGACGAGATAAAATCACTACCGACAACGCCAATCATTGGTGTCTTTGCCAATAGCTTTAGCCCGATTAGAGCAGGCCATCAAGCCAACGGCACACTTCAAGAAATGCGGGCCGTTTCACCAGCAGAGCATTTGGAATACGCACAGTTATGGTACCAACTCGGAGCAAGAGTTATTGGCGGCTGTTGTGGTATTGGCCCTGAGCACATTAAAGTCATTAGCGATTGGAAACAAACACTTAACAACTCATAG
- a CDS encoding LysR family transcriptional regulator, with product MFWKVIVRDLATIDFRTLSIFVLSCRRLSLTQCAQELNLPKSSVSKAIAKLEQHFSAQLLERSTRRLVITEVGQMVLDRAEHLLEEFHSLGHDVQNMEQQIQGRLRISAPPAFDSYLSEHIFLPFLNQWPKVQVTLESTDEFMDLFSHAIDMAIRVGKVVDERLVAKKLGYTTRVLAASPDYLARMGTPHTPEQLATHNGLRYQSAADVGPWSLISHHETVNVEINSNFSSSTIEAVLKAAINGLGIANLPLKNLTNELENGRLVRVLPQWHAIPMPIYLVYRPGANKPRRVQAMIEHITRLQDQFQFGPSHGLCCGQPGQCEN from the coding sequence GTGTTTTGGAAAGTGATTGTTCGTGATTTGGCAACAATAGATTTTAGAACCTTAAGTATTTTTGTCCTCAGTTGTCGACGTTTGAGTTTGACCCAGTGTGCCCAAGAGTTAAATTTACCGAAATCGAGTGTCAGCAAAGCGATTGCGAAACTTGAGCAGCATTTCAGTGCGCAATTACTCGAGCGGTCGACGCGGCGATTGGTGATCACGGAAGTGGGTCAGATGGTGTTAGATAGAGCTGAACATTTGTTGGAAGAGTTTCACTCATTGGGGCATGATGTGCAAAATATGGAACAGCAAATTCAAGGTCGACTGCGTATTTCTGCCCCTCCTGCGTTTGATTCCTATTTGTCTGAGCATATTTTTCTGCCGTTTCTTAACCAGTGGCCTAAAGTGCAAGTGACGCTTGAATCAACCGATGAGTTTATGGATTTATTTTCTCATGCGATCGATATGGCCATTCGGGTTGGTAAGGTGGTGGATGAGCGGTTAGTGGCCAAAAAGCTCGGTTATACGACTCGCGTTTTAGCCGCCAGCCCCGATTACTTGGCTCGGATGGGCACCCCGCATACCCCTGAGCAATTGGCAACTCATAATGGTCTTCGTTATCAGTCTGCTGCTGATGTTGGGCCGTGGAGCCTCATTTCGCACCATGAAACGGTCAATGTTGAAATCAACAGTAACTTTTCGAGCTCCACGATTGAAGCGGTGTTAAAAGCGGCAATCAATGGGTTAGGGATTGCCAATTTACCGCTCAAAAATTTGACCAATGAACTCGAAAACGGTCGGTTAGTTCGCGTGTTGCCACAATGGCACGCGATTCCGATGCCCATTTATTTGGTTTATCGTCCCGGTGCGAATAAACCGCGCCGGGTACAAGCCATGATTGAGCATATTACTCGTTTGCAAGACCAATTTCAGTTTGGTCCAAGTCACGGCTTGTGTTGTGGCCAACCTGGGCAATGTGAGAATTAA
- a CDS encoding MipA/OmpV family protein, which translates to MELKANLIWRFGVLGMSVFSPPVVSQVLFDDLTFIGAGVSVGESVFSREDDAQLNLQPYVFHHSDDGFIDGTLGNYSFLPWFGISGNLRVSPVSDDFNDIPVGIQDRDSSGELGVTLGTLGARLTYLHDVTDVHDGYELQLHLGRGFTTPIEGFTVSPYVEVDYRDKNLSSHLYSVSSDESTASGLSAFEASSTWVYKTGVIGLYDFSSHLVGISRFDLEHHDSASPLLQRDLGWTFSIGAAYRF; encoded by the coding sequence ATGGAATTAAAAGCAAATCTTATTTGGCGTTTTGGTGTGTTGGGTATGAGCGTGTTCTCTCCCCCCGTTGTTTCACAGGTTTTATTTGATGATTTGACCTTTATTGGCGCTGGCGTCAGTGTTGGCGAGTCGGTCTTTAGTCGTGAAGACGATGCTCAGTTGAATTTACAGCCCTATGTTTTTCACCACAGCGATGATGGCTTTATCGATGGAACATTGGGAAATTACTCGTTTTTGCCTTGGTTTGGTATTAGCGGCAACCTTCGTGTTTCACCTGTCTCTGATGATTTTAATGACATTCCTGTCGGTATTCAGGATCGGGACAGCAGTGGCGAACTGGGCGTGACACTGGGTACTCTTGGAGCGCGCTTAACTTATTTGCACGATGTGACCGATGTTCATGATGGCTATGAACTTCAACTGCATTTAGGTCGAGGATTTACCACTCCTATTGAGGGGTTTACGGTATCCCCATATGTTGAAGTAGATTATCGAGACAAAAATTTATCAAGCCATTTATATTCAGTGTCTTCTGATGAATCAACGGCTTCCGGGTTATCAGCGTTTGAGGCAAGTAGCACTTGGGTGTACAAAACAGGCGTGATTGGTTTGTACGATTTTAGCTCGCATCTCGTTGGTATTAGCCGTTTTGACTTAGAACATCACGACAGCGCCAGTCCTCTATTACAGCGTGACCTAGGTTGGACATTCAGCATTGGAGCCGCCTATCGATTTTAA
- a CDS encoding alkene reductase, producing the protein MSLDLFSPISLGQIELSNRAVMAPLTRARANPEDHMPNDLMVEYYAQRASAGLLITECTMVKEGTSAFYAEPGIYNDQQIAAWKKVTDAVHAKGGKIVMQIWHAGRACHPELNQGATPVAASAIAIENEQVHTPSGKQNYTVPRALETSEIPEIVAAFKQGAINAKAAGFDGIEVHGANGYLIDNFLRESSNQRTDQYGGSIENRARLLFEILDAVTEVWGNGRVGLRTSPLNGFNDMKDSDPVGLIRYLAEQVNRYDLAYWHVMRADFKGEQKADVIPTAREIYQGNLMTNMGYSKEEANQVIANHQADTVAFGVPFIANPDLVERFKADAPLNDAKPELFYLGGAPGYTDYPRLDN; encoded by the coding sequence ATGTCTTTAGATTTATTTTCACCCATTTCACTTGGTCAAATCGAATTGAGCAACCGTGCTGTAATGGCGCCGCTCACTCGCGCTCGTGCCAACCCTGAGGATCATATGCCCAACGATCTCATGGTCGAGTACTACGCACAACGCGCCAGTGCGGGCCTGTTGATCACTGAGTGTACTATGGTCAAAGAAGGCACTTCGGCATTTTATGCAGAACCTGGCATTTATAATGATCAACAAATTGCCGCATGGAAGAAAGTCACCGACGCCGTCCACGCCAAAGGCGGTAAAATTGTCATGCAAATTTGGCACGCTGGCCGAGCTTGTCACCCCGAACTCAACCAAGGCGCAACCCCAGTGGCTGCCAGTGCCATTGCGATCGAAAATGAACAAGTGCACACACCATCGGGCAAGCAAAATTACACCGTGCCACGCGCATTAGAAACCAGTGAGATCCCAGAGATCGTCGCCGCTTTTAAACAAGGTGCAATCAACGCTAAAGCGGCAGGGTTCGATGGGATTGAAGTTCACGGTGCCAATGGTTACTTAATCGATAATTTCTTACGTGAAAGCTCGAACCAACGCACAGACCAATACGGTGGTTCAATCGAAAATCGCGCACGCTTGTTATTTGAGATCCTAGATGCGGTCACCGAGGTTTGGGGAAACGGTCGTGTTGGGCTTCGCACTTCACCGCTCAACGGCTTTAACGACATGAAAGACAGCGATCCTGTTGGGCTCATTCGCTACCTGGCAGAGCAGGTTAACCGCTACGACTTAGCTTACTGGCATGTGATGCGCGCCGACTTCAAAGGAGAGCAAAAAGCCGATGTCATCCCAACAGCTCGTGAGATTTATCAAGGCAACCTGATGACCAATATGGGCTACAGCAAAGAAGAGGCGAATCAAGTCATCGCAAACCATCAAGCCGACACCGTTGCATTTGGCGTTCCCTTTATCGCTAACCCAGATTTAGTTGAGCGCTTTAAAGCCGACGCGCCACTCAATGACGCCAAGCCAGAGCTATTTTATCTTGGCGGTGCCCCTGGCTATACCGATTACCCTCGTTTAGATAACTGA
- a CDS encoding polysaccharide lyase family 7 protein yields the protein MIKSNLVVSGLAVMSSMSYAGVEFSNPSGQLGEPANYSQFANILNASELQISDPNGKKGNKEYFGLDNDFTGIVNDNFYVDKQSQALVFKMANDHLRNELRVQKNFRTDLPDHFYTLNANVEIMHPQQSMANSTSKQNEITFLQVHNKGLDDLGTHNVPHPLLRVVWKEDNQGVKGHFWAITKNNAVICKGSFGKKNKDKEMCRADVAYSKIDLGPAPQGKSTDFTITVGNKTLAIDVNGQRMVEKDIDYWRHLLSYFKAGVYNQFTNGESEAHFTELSYHVKTP from the coding sequence ATGATAAAATCAAACCTTGTCGTTTCTGGCTTAGCGGTCATGTCATCAATGAGTTATGCTGGTGTTGAATTTTCTAACCCATCCGGTCAACTCGGCGAGCCTGCTAATTACTCTCAATTTGCCAATATTCTCAACGCTTCTGAGCTGCAAATCTCCGATCCCAATGGCAAAAAAGGCAATAAAGAATACTTTGGCCTTGATAATGACTTTACCGGCATCGTGAACGACAACTTTTACGTCGACAAACAAAGCCAAGCTCTGGTATTTAAAATGGCCAATGATCACTTGCGCAACGAGCTGAGAGTGCAAAAAAACTTTCGCACCGATTTACCCGATCATTTCTATACTCTAAATGCCAATGTCGAAATCATGCACCCACAACAAAGCATGGCCAATTCAACGTCTAAACAAAACGAGATCACCTTCTTACAGGTACACAATAAAGGCTTGGATGATTTAGGCACTCACAATGTCCCTCACCCTTTATTGCGTGTGGTGTGGAAAGAGGACAATCAAGGGGTAAAAGGTCATTTTTGGGCCATCACCAAAAACAATGCGGTGATCTGTAAAGGCAGTTTTGGTAAGAAAAATAAAGACAAAGAAATGTGTCGTGCCGATGTTGCCTATTCGAAAATCGACCTCGGGCCAGCCCCGCAAGGCAAAAGTACCGATTTCACGATCACCGTTGGCAACAAAACCCTGGCGATAGACGTCAATGGCCAGCGCATGGTAGAAAAAGACATTGATTACTGGCGTCACCTGCTCAGCTACTTTAAAGCAGGGGTCTATAACCAATTTACCAATGGTGAAAGCGAAGCGCATTTTACCGAGCTCAGTTATCACGTGAAAACGCCATAA
- a CDS encoding Lrp/AsnC family transcriptional regulator: MDRIDERILRELDINGRIANVDLADKVGLSPSATLRRVQELERSGIIKGYRAIIDKQKLSIGFIAYIAIGLADHSKKAQLAFEEHVQFCSEVTECHNITGGTEYLLRVETKDLAAYKRFHSNVLGDIPQVREITTMVVMDSPKDIR, from the coding sequence ATGGACCGAATTGACGAAAGAATATTGCGCGAGCTAGACATAAACGGCAGAATCGCGAATGTCGACTTGGCAGACAAAGTTGGCTTATCCCCCTCCGCCACCTTGCGTCGTGTACAAGAGCTCGAGCGAAGCGGTATTATCAAAGGCTACCGAGCCATCATTGATAAACAAAAATTATCGATTGGTTTTATCGCCTACATCGCGATTGGTTTGGCCGATCACAGCAAAAAGGCGCAATTGGCGTTTGAAGAGCACGTTCAGTTTTGTTCAGAGGTGACCGAGTGCCACAACATTACCGGGGGCACGGAATATTTATTACGAGTGGAAACCAAAGACCTTGCCGCCTACAAGCGTTTTCATTCAAACGTGCTCGGCGATATTCCTCAGGTGAGAGAAATCACGACCATGGTGGTCATGGACTCGCCTAAGGACATTCGTTAA